The following proteins come from a genomic window of Gottfriedia acidiceleris:
- a CDS encoding heme-dependent oxidative N-demethylase family protein: MNQVNELESFPYPFKEEIYRYSNNSILLDPPVSIEITPKYENEIKLKRSLLHNSPSHCYQALPTSFEGQWEIVEIVLEHLIRYYPNYFEVYKGHEYWTIYNKLLMEEEQFRFGDRTSVLGKPLNFIGRHVQEDLIYMSQRDGDLFLDAGHLCFPSNWSLAFKLGMRFKEIHQPIPLFSEKSLDDRILRFLKNIEQGTPWTRKNWSLMAGGRLDTSLETFNQWGKDRKKVTVDNVGNFVHLRVEVQKLFRLAASNGLLFTIHTHLLPLEQLSLNKEWLEQFYKILSELPDFILDYKGISSYKKEVITYLKNKLDEVG, translated from the coding sequence ATGAATCAAGTTAATGAATTAGAAAGCTTTCCGTATCCGTTTAAAGAGGAGATTTATCGTTACTCTAATAATTCGATTCTATTAGATCCACCTGTAAGCATCGAGATTACTCCTAAATATGAGAATGAAATAAAATTAAAAAGAAGCTTGTTACACAATTCACCAAGCCATTGTTACCAAGCACTTCCTACTAGTTTTGAAGGGCAATGGGAAATTGTAGAAATAGTTTTAGAACATTTAATAAGGTATTATCCAAACTATTTTGAAGTTTATAAGGGGCATGAATATTGGACTATTTATAATAAGCTTCTGATGGAAGAGGAACAGTTTAGGTTTGGGGATCGAACTTCGGTTTTAGGAAAGCCCTTAAATTTCATAGGTAGACATGTACAAGAGGATTTAATTTATATGAGTCAACGAGATGGTGATTTATTTTTAGATGCTGGACATCTCTGTTTTCCTTCTAATTGGTCACTTGCTTTTAAACTAGGGATGAGATTTAAAGAGATTCATCAGCCAATCCCACTATTTAGTGAAAAATCATTGGATGATCGAATTCTTCGTTTCTTAAAAAATATTGAACAAGGAACTCCTTGGACTCGTAAAAATTGGTCACTAATGGCAGGGGGAAGATTAGATACTTCATTAGAAACATTCAATCAATGGGGTAAAGATAGAAAAAAAGTTACAGTTGATAATGTAGGGAACTTTGTTCACTTACGTGTTGAAGTTCAAAAGTTATTTAGGTTGGCTGCTAGTAATGGGCTCCTATTTACGATTCATACTCACTTATTACCACTAGAGCAATTAAGCTTAAATAAGGAATGGTTAGAGCAATTTTATAAAATTCTAAGTGAATTGCCAGATTTCATTTTGGATTATAAAGGAATCTCTTCATATAAAAAAGAAGTAATAACGTATTTAAAAAATAAACTTGATGAAGTTGGGTAA
- a CDS encoding dimethylamine monooxygenase subunit DmmA family protein, producing the protein MNNLIVEEASFIDGKRKYLICSNHRGRPLIQPILEKLLEKNYSFDFVFIGFDSSPEQLQNNLKTWLQNQKMGSYLYIALSKEELKNLRLIIEDVGFFEDEVQYVGYGELNAKVFCCRCHSLTELKNLEIGKEVQCQNCHLLLSVSDHYSVHYDAYLGNIAKL; encoded by the coding sequence ATGAATAATTTAATAGTTGAAGAAGCTAGTTTTATAGATGGAAAAAGAAAATATTTAATCTGTTCCAATCATAGAGGGAGGCCATTAATTCAGCCAATTTTAGAAAAGTTACTTGAGAAAAATTATTCTTTTGATTTTGTCTTTATCGGATTTGATTCAAGTCCGGAACAATTGCAAAATAATCTTAAAACTTGGTTGCAAAATCAGAAAATGGGTAGCTATTTATATATAGCACTAAGTAAAGAAGAACTAAAAAATTTACGATTAATTATAGAAGATGTTGGATTTTTTGAAGATGAAGTACAATATGTTGGTTATGGTGAATTGAACGCTAAGGTTTTTTGCTGTCGTTGTCATAGTTTAACTGAATTAAAAAATTTAGAAATTGGTAAAGAAGTTCAGTGTCAAAACTGTCATTTATTACTTTCAGTTTCTGACCATTATTCGGTCCATTATGACGCATATTTAGGAAATATTGCTAAATTGTAG
- a CDS encoding PDR/VanB family oxidoreductase, producing MNRLIENTILVRVNEIKQITQQVKEFSFIPIDELNLPTFSGGSHINTYVAAENEIICRPYSLVHHSLIDNTYKIAVHLSSESRGGSKYWHERIKIGDRLRISYPKNHFPLSSRAKHHVFYAAGIGITPFLSMMKELKSKNKTFELHYTSATKSSSAFYDFLNEYYKEETTFYFTKEINSSRIKVETLLDHSIGTHVYFCGPNRFISQFNESAYAFGYPKSSVHIEVFTPQLLGNYRPFEVRLANGTTKQVPVDKTLLDVLLDEGIKVPYSCRVGRCGTCEVNVIDGQIEHHDFLLDEDQRKSNKMILTCVSRAKSNQIILEI from the coding sequence GTGAATAGATTGATTGAGAATACGATACTAGTTCGTGTTAATGAAATAAAGCAAATAACACAACAGGTTAAAGAATTTAGTTTTATTCCAATTGATGAATTAAATCTTCCAACTTTTAGTGGAGGTTCTCATATTAATACATATGTAGCTGCAGAAAATGAGATTATTTGCAGACCCTATTCTTTAGTACATCATTCACTTATTGATAACACTTATAAAATTGCCGTTCATTTAAGTTCGGAATCAAGGGGCGGTTCAAAATATTGGCATGAACGAATTAAAATAGGTGATCGATTACGGATTAGCTATCCAAAAAATCATTTTCCATTAAGTTCAAGAGCGAAACATCATGTGTTTTATGCAGCGGGTATTGGCATAACGCCATTTTTATCAATGATGAAAGAATTAAAAAGTAAAAATAAAACTTTTGAACTTCACTATACTTCGGCAACAAAATCAAGTAGTGCATTCTATGACTTTTTAAATGAATATTATAAAGAAGAGACTACTTTTTACTTTACGAAAGAGATTAATTCTAGTCGAATAAAAGTTGAAACGCTTCTAGACCATTCAATCGGAACTCATGTATATTTTTGTGGTCCTAATCGGTTTATTTCTCAATTTAATGAATCAGCTTATGCATTTGGCTATCCGAAATCAAGTGTCCATATAGAAGTTTTTACACCACAATTATTGGGTAACTATCGACCTTTTGAGGTTAGACTGGCGAATGGAACGACAAAGCAAGTTCCTGTTGATAAAACTTTATTAGATGTTTTACTCGATGAGGGTATTAAGGTACCCTATTCCTGTAGAGTTGGTAGATGTGGGACATGCGAAGTAAATGTAATTGATGGTCAAATTGAGCATCACGACTTCTTATTGGATGAGGATCAAAGAAAAAGTAATAAAATGATTTTAACCTGTGTCTCTCGGGCAAAGTCAAATCAGATAATCCTTGAAATTTAG
- a CDS encoding methylmalonyl-CoA mutase family protein: MSENTKTSNHNLEEKLFAEFPKPTVQEWRDVVEKSLKGATIEEKLVTKTYEEIILKPMYGEEDIANYPYINAQPGEFPFVRGTSEQGYLEKPWEISQELDYSSPVEFNRVAKHDLDKGQTMLKIQLNESFEIKSKNNNSNKGLILTSMNDFRIAFQNINLEEVPLYIETVNGGQAFFGSFIAYLQQQNYDFNKINGFIGMDPISNLVKNGTLPYSLENAYKMMAEITKWSVKHTANLRNILVQSHSYHDAGGNAVQELAFAISTGLEYLREMDNQQIPLDDAATKILFAFSVGSNFFMEIAKLRAARMIWARMLKELGGNEASQKMKIHSRTSAWTKTIYDPYVNILRGTVEAFAGVIGGSDSLHVSPFDESIKSSDEFSRRIARNTHLILDKESNLSKVADPAGGSWYIEALTYSLAEKAWELFQKIEEKGGMVKAIQEGFPQALVRQVAEEKSNNIKNRKDKFIGTTIYPNLNETGVEKKESDPKEVEWIKENFEGSSEHFILQSGCSIEEIIDVANSGATISNILNAMELVDSELPRVNPLNIHRGAHPYESLRQNSQSYKNSTGEFPTVFVANFGQVAAYKPRTDFVTDFFEVGGFKVLQNKGFSSIDEIIDAFKKSESTIAVICSTDDQYSEVVPSLTKQIKTIHSNAKVLLAGKPSIDDMNLYKEVGIDDFIHINVNNFEKLQNLQKDGGIMK; the protein is encoded by the coding sequence ATGTCAGAAAATACGAAAACTTCGAACCATAACTTGGAAGAGAAATTATTTGCTGAATTTCCAAAGCCTACTGTTCAAGAGTGGAGAGATGTTGTTGAAAAATCCTTAAAAGGAGCCACTATTGAGGAAAAGCTAGTAACAAAAACGTATGAAGAAATAATTTTGAAGCCGATGTATGGGGAAGAAGATATCGCTAACTATCCTTATATAAACGCACAACCTGGAGAATTTCCTTTTGTTAGAGGAACAAGTGAACAAGGCTATTTAGAAAAACCATGGGAAATTAGTCAGGAATTAGATTATTCTTCGCCAGTAGAGTTCAACCGTGTTGCAAAACATGATTTAGACAAAGGGCAAACGATGTTAAAGATTCAACTTAATGAATCTTTTGAAATAAAAAGCAAAAATAATAATTCAAATAAAGGGTTAATCTTAACATCTATGAATGATTTTAGAATAGCCTTTCAAAATATAAATTTAGAGGAAGTTCCTTTATATATTGAAACAGTTAACGGTGGGCAAGCATTTTTTGGTTCATTTATCGCATATTTGCAACAACAAAATTACGATTTTAATAAAATAAATGGCTTTATTGGAATGGATCCAATCAGTAATTTAGTGAAAAATGGGACACTTCCGTATTCTCTTGAAAATGCTTACAAAATGATGGCTGAGATTACAAAATGGTCAGTCAAGCATACAGCAAATTTAAGAAATATATTAGTGCAGTCACATTCTTATCACGATGCTGGAGGAAATGCAGTGCAAGAATTAGCATTTGCTATTTCAACTGGTTTAGAGTATTTACGTGAAATGGATAACCAACAAATTCCGCTTGATGATGCAGCGACGAAAATACTTTTCGCGTTTTCTGTCGGATCGAACTTCTTTATGGAAATCGCAAAATTAAGAGCAGCTAGAATGATTTGGGCAAGAATGTTGAAAGAATTAGGTGGTAATGAAGCATCACAAAAAATGAAAATTCATTCTCGTACATCTGCATGGACGAAAACAATTTATGATCCTTATGTAAATATACTTAGAGGAACTGTTGAAGCTTTTGCAGGAGTAATTGGAGGATCTGACTCACTTCATGTTTCACCATTCGATGAATCGATTAAATCATCTGATGAATTTTCTAGACGTATTGCTAGAAATACACATTTAATTCTTGATAAAGAATCAAATTTATCAAAAGTCGCTGATCCAGCTGGTGGTTCTTGGTATATTGAAGCACTTACTTACTCTTTGGCTGAAAAGGCATGGGAACTATTCCAAAAGATTGAAGAAAAAGGTGGAATGGTTAAGGCAATACAAGAAGGTTTCCCCCAAGCATTAGTTAGACAGGTTGCAGAAGAAAAATCGAACAATATAAAAAATAGAAAAGATAAATTTATTGGGACTACTATTTATCCAAACCTCAACGAAACTGGGGTAGAGAAAAAAGAATCGGATCCGAAAGAAGTTGAGTGGATTAAAGAAAACTTCGAGGGTAGTTCCGAACATTTCATATTACAAAGTGGTTGTTCAATTGAAGAGATAATTGATGTTGCAAATAGCGGTGCAACAATATCGAATATTTTAAATGCAATGGAATTAGTAGATTCGGAACTTCCTAGAGTTAATCCATTGAATATACATCGTGGTGCACATCCATATGAATCATTACGCCAAAATTCTCAAAGCTATAAAAATAGTACAGGTGAATTTCCAACTGTATTTGTAGCAAATTTTGGACAAGTTGCAGCATATAAACCTCGAACGGACTTTGTTACTGATTTCTTTGAAGTTGGAGGATTTAAGGTGCTTCAAAATAAAGGCTTTTCATCAATAGATGAAATAATTGATGCATTTAAAAAATCAGAATCGACAATTGCTGTCATTTGTTCTACTGATGATCAATATTCAGAAGTTGTACCATCTTTAACAAAACAGATTAAAACAATTCATTCGAACGCAAAAGTACTTTTAGCAGGAAAGCCGTCAATAGATGATATGAATTTATATAAAGAAGTTGGAATTGATGATTTCATTCATATCAATGTAAATAATTTTGAGAAGTTGCAAAATCTTCAAAAGGATGGAGGGATTATGAAATGA
- the scpA gene encoding methylmalonyl-CoA mutase, with protein sequence MNKLTDFTKMPFNTTFSAPNIAPPKKMQFNHDDWKTLEQIDVKPLYDSNDLNQMEHLGYVSGIAPFLRGPYPAMYINKPWTIRQYAGFSTAEESNAFYRRNLAAGQKGLSIAFDLATHRGYDSDHPRVEGDVGKAGVAIDSILDMKILFDGIPLDKMSVSMTMNGAVLPVLAFYIVAAEEQGVHQSQLTGTIQNDILKEYMVRNTYIYPPEASMRIIADIFSYTSQHMPKFNSISISGYHMQEAGATADIELGYTLANGLEYVRTGLKAGIDIDSFAPRLSFFWGIGMNYFMEIAKMRAARLLWAKLIKSFDPKKEKSMALRTHSQTSGWSLTEQDPFNNVTRTCIEAMAAVLGHTQSLHTNALDEAIALPTDFSARIARNTQLYLQEETGICNVVDPWGGSYYVESLTNELVQKAWAHIQEVESLGGMAKAIETGLPKMRIEEAAARRQAHIDSGKETIIGVNKYRLEKEDPLDVLEVDNTAVRVAQILRLQELRASRDEAKVQAALSAITEAAESGEGNLLALAISAARARATLGEISDAYEKVVGRHKAVIRSIMGVYSAEYGEKDEIEIVRKMADDFEEKEGRRPRIMIAKLGQDGHDRGAKVIATAFADLGFDVDIGPLFQTPAETALQAVENDVHVIGMSSLAGGHKTLLPQLMEELKKLDRQDIVLVAGGVIPAGDYEFLLKNGAAAIFGPGTVIPVAAQKVIEEINRRLEDSI encoded by the coding sequence ATGAACAAACTAACAGACTTTACAAAGATGCCATTTAATACAACATTTTCAGCACCAAATATAGCACCTCCTAAAAAGATGCAATTTAATCATGATGATTGGAAAACTTTAGAACAAATAGATGTAAAACCATTATATGATTCGAATGATCTTAATCAGATGGAACATTTAGGTTACGTTTCTGGAATCGCTCCGTTTTTACGTGGACCTTACCCTGCGATGTATATAAACAAGCCTTGGACAATTCGTCAATACGCCGGCTTTTCAACTGCAGAAGAAAGTAATGCATTTTATCGAAGAAATTTAGCTGCAGGTCAAAAAGGTTTATCGATTGCGTTTGATTTAGCTACTCACCGTGGATATGATTCAGATCATCCTCGTGTTGAAGGGGATGTTGGAAAAGCAGGGGTTGCAATTGATTCAATCCTTGATATGAAAATTTTATTTGATGGTATTCCTTTAGATAAAATGTCAGTTTCAATGACGATGAACGGTGCAGTACTTCCCGTTTTAGCATTTTATATTGTTGCTGCTGAAGAACAAGGGGTACATCAATCACAGCTTACAGGAACGATTCAAAACGATATTTTGAAAGAATATATGGTGAGAAATACTTATATTTACCCACCAGAAGCATCAATGCGTATTATTGCTGATATTTTTTCTTATACTTCACAACATATGCCAAAATTCAACAGCATCAGTATATCTGGTTACCATATGCAAGAAGCAGGGGCAACTGCAGATATCGAATTAGGCTATACGTTGGCAAATGGATTGGAATATGTTCGAACAGGTTTAAAAGCGGGTATCGATATTGATTCGTTTGCTCCTCGTTTATCATTTTTCTGGGGAATTGGGATGAACTATTTCATGGAAATTGCAAAAATGAGAGCAGCTCGTTTACTTTGGGCTAAATTAATCAAATCATTTGATCCAAAGAAAGAAAAATCGATGGCGCTAAGAACGCATTCACAAACATCTGGTTGGAGTTTAACTGAACAAGATCCATTTAATAATGTGACTCGTACATGTATTGAAGCAATGGCTGCTGTATTAGGTCATACTCAATCACTTCATACGAATGCTTTAGATGAAGCAATTGCATTACCAACTGATTTCTCTGCCCGTATTGCCCGTAATACGCAGCTTTATTTACAAGAAGAAACGGGGATTTGTAATGTAGTCGACCCATGGGGAGGCTCATATTACGTCGAATCGTTAACTAATGAATTAGTACAAAAAGCTTGGGCGCATATTCAAGAGGTTGAATCATTAGGTGGTATGGCAAAAGCGATTGAAACTGGTTTACCAAAGATGAGAATCGAAGAAGCCGCTGCAAGACGTCAAGCTCACATCGATTCAGGTAAAGAAACAATTATTGGCGTTAATAAATACCGTCTTGAAAAAGAAGATCCATTAGATGTTTTAGAAGTCGACAATACTGCGGTTCGTGTAGCACAAATATTGCGATTACAAGAGCTTCGAGCATCTAGAGATGAAGCAAAAGTTCAGGCAGCATTAAGTGCAATAACTGAGGCTGCGGAGTCTGGGGAAGGTAATTTGTTAGCGCTTGCAATATCAGCTGCTAGAGCTCGTGCAACATTAGGTGAAATATCAGATGCTTATGAAAAAGTAGTAGGCAGACATAAAGCCGTTATTCGTTCAATTATGGGTGTTTACAGTGCGGAATACGGAGAAAAAGATGAAATCGAGATTGTGCGTAAAATGGCAGATGATTTTGAAGAAAAAGAAGGTCGTCGTCCTCGTATTATGATTGCTAAACTGGGACAAGACGGACATGATCGTGGAGCGAAAGTAATCGCAACGGCATTTGCTGATTTAGGCTTTGATGTAGATATCGGTCCTTTATTCCAAACACCAGCGGAAACGGCACTTCAAGCAGTCGAAAATGATGTTCATGTTATCGGGATGAGCTCTTTAGCAGGTGGTCATAAAACGCTACTTCCACAATTGATGGAAGAGTTAAAAAAACTAGATCGACAAGACATTGTTCTTGTAGCTGGAGGGGTAATACCAGCAGGGGATTATGAGTTTTTATTGAAGAACGGAGCGGCAGCAATCTTCGGACCAGGTACTGTTATCCCAGTTGCGGCACAAAAGGTTATTGAAGAAATTAATCGCCGACTTGAGGATTCGATTTAA
- the meaB gene encoding methylmalonyl Co-A mutase-associated GTPase MeaB encodes MDYENKRKKKLSEDDYVNGVLEGNRTILAQTITLIESNSSAHMNSAQNVLTRLLPYSGRSIRIGITGVPGAGKSSLIESFGTYLCEQGHKVAVLTIDPSSTITKGSILGDKTRMDSLSKNPNAFIRPSASGGSLGGIARKTRESMLVCEAAGYDVILIETVGVGQSEVQVRSMVDFFLLVMLTGAGDELQGIKKGIMELADSIVINKADGQNKLKAKAARAEFNRILHLLQPSTPGWSSKAYTASALLGEGIEEIWNEINAFKDLTTKSGYFSLRRQKQMIDWMYNMVFEQLKLSFMNHESVKLNLKTIESSIVNGEVTATSAANYLLSIFEGNRKETL; translated from the coding sequence ATGGATTACGAAAACAAAAGAAAGAAAAAGCTTTCAGAAGACGACTATGTAAATGGAGTACTTGAAGGCAATCGAACTATTTTAGCCCAAACAATTACTCTTATAGAAAGTAATTCATCAGCACATATGAATTCAGCACAAAATGTGTTGACGAGGTTACTTCCTTATTCAGGGCGTTCGATCCGGATTGGAATAACTGGGGTTCCAGGTGCCGGTAAAAGTAGTTTAATAGAAAGCTTTGGAACATATTTGTGTGAACAAGGACATAAAGTAGCCGTTTTAACAATCGATCCAAGTAGCACAATTACAAAAGGTAGTATTTTAGGAGACAAAACAAGAATGGATTCACTTTCAAAGAATCCTAATGCATTTATTAGACCTTCTGCATCAGGTGGTTCTCTTGGTGGGATTGCACGTAAAACAAGGGAATCAATGCTAGTATGCGAAGCAGCAGGATATGATGTGATTTTAATCGAAACTGTCGGTGTTGGACAAAGTGAAGTACAGGTTCGTTCAATGGTAGATTTTTTTCTTTTAGTCATGCTAACTGGAGCAGGAGATGAGCTACAAGGAATTAAAAAAGGCATCATGGAACTTGCAGATTCAATTGTCATCAATAAAGCCGATGGACAAAACAAATTAAAGGCCAAGGCGGCTAGGGCTGAATTTAATCGAATACTTCACTTATTACAGCCTTCAACTCCTGGTTGGTCTAGTAAAGCATATACAGCTTCAGCGTTACTTGGTGAAGGTATTGAAGAAATATGGAATGAAATTAATGCTTTCAAAGATTTAACAACTAAGTCTGGTTATTTTTCTTTGCGCCGTCAAAAACAAATGATTGATTGGATGTACAACATGGTTTTTGAACAATTGAAACTAAGTTTTATGAATCATGAAAGTGTGAAACTAAATTTAAAAACGATTGAAAGCTCAATTGTAAATGGAGAAGTAACAGCAACTTCAGCTGCAAACTATTTATTATCCATTTTTGAAGGCAATCGGAAGGAGACATTGTAA
- the mce gene encoding methylmalonyl-CoA epimerase: MHEISPKKINHIGIAVRDLETSIQLYTNILGLKLKGIETVESEKVRVAFIEIGEVKIELLEATSPESPIAKFIEKKGEGIHHIALETENCEKQLEMMKEHGIKLINEVPKKGAHDSLVAFLHPNSTNKVLFELCQPSSSVTKKGS, translated from the coding sequence ATGCATGAGATTAGTCCTAAAAAAATTAATCATATTGGAATTGCAGTAAGAGATTTAGAAACTTCTATTCAATTGTATACGAATATACTTGGCTTAAAACTTAAAGGTATTGAAACAGTTGAAAGTGAAAAAGTACGAGTAGCATTTATCGAAATCGGAGAAGTGAAAATTGAGCTTTTAGAAGCAACTAGCCCAGAAAGCCCAATTGCAAAGTTTATTGAGAAAAAGGGTGAAGGAATTCACCATATCGCATTAGAAACAGAAAACTGTGAGAAACAGCTTGAAATGATGAAAGAACATGGAATTAAACTAATAAATGAAGTTCCAAAAAAGGGTGCGCATGATAGCCTCGTTGCTTTCCTTCATCCAAATTCAACGAATAAAGTTTTGTTTGAGCTATGCCAACCATCATCTAGTGTTACTAAGAAAGGAAGTTGA
- a CDS encoding acyl-CoA carboxylase subunit beta, producing the protein MTTAYEKINELMDRKRVIELGGGDERIDSQHNRGKLTARERINLLLDEDTFVELNPFIKHRATNFGMDKMDSPGEGVVTGYGKVHGRLIYVFAQDFTVFGGALGEMHAIKIAKAMDLAAKVGAPIIGLNDSGGARIQEGVVSLDGYGHVFYRNSIYSGVIPQISVIMGPCAGGAVYSPAITDFVFMVEKTSQMFITGPKVIETITGEKITTENLGGAKVHSSISGVAHFTEESEPEILEQVRRLISFLPQNNNEKPEGVPFFEKDDWREDLIDLVPIESTKVYDVRKVIEQILDNGDFMEVQPNFAKNIVIGFGRIDGHSVGIIANQPKVMAGGLDINSSDKLSRFIRFCDSFNIPLITFEDVTGFFPGVNQEHGGIIRHGAKILYAYSEATVPKITVILRKAYGGAYVAMNSKAIGADVVYAWPNAEIAVMGPEGAANIIFAKEINQSIDPIATRAEKIAEYREMFANPYVAASHGMVDDVIDPRETRKVLKQSLEMLSTKSETRPKKKHGNIPL; encoded by the coding sequence ATGACGACAGCGTATGAGAAAATAAATGAATTAATGGATCGAAAGAGAGTCATTGAACTAGGCGGTGGAGACGAACGAATAGATTCACAGCATAATAGAGGGAAATTAACTGCTAGAGAACGTATTAATCTTTTATTAGATGAAGATACTTTTGTCGAATTAAATCCTTTTATTAAACACCGCGCTACGAATTTTGGAATGGATAAAATGGATAGCCCAGGTGAAGGTGTTGTCACAGGTTATGGTAAAGTCCATGGACGTTTAATCTATGTTTTTGCACAAGATTTTACAGTATTTGGTGGAGCATTAGGTGAAATGCATGCTATAAAAATTGCAAAAGCTATGGACTTAGCTGCAAAAGTTGGTGCTCCGATTATAGGATTAAACGATTCTGGTGGTGCTAGAATACAAGAAGGAGTAGTTTCTTTAGACGGTTACGGTCATGTATTTTATCGTAATTCGATCTATTCTGGTGTTATTCCGCAAATATCTGTCATAATGGGACCATGTGCAGGTGGAGCAGTCTATTCACCAGCTATTACTGATTTTGTTTTTATGGTTGAAAAGACAAGTCAAATGTTTATTACAGGTCCAAAAGTAATTGAAACTATTACTGGAGAAAAAATTACAACGGAAAATCTTGGTGGGGCAAAAGTTCATTCTTCGATTAGTGGAGTAGCTCATTTCACTGAAGAATCAGAACCAGAAATATTAGAACAGGTACGCAGATTAATTAGCTTTTTACCTCAAAATAATAATGAAAAACCAGAAGGAGTTCCATTCTTCGAAAAAGATGATTGGAGAGAAGATCTAATTGACTTAGTTCCAATCGAATCTACGAAAGTTTACGATGTAAGAAAAGTAATTGAGCAAATTCTAGATAATGGAGATTTCATGGAAGTACAACCAAACTTTGCGAAGAACATCGTTATTGGATTTGGTCGAATTGATGGACATAGTGTTGGAATCATAGCAAATCAGCCAAAAGTAATGGCAGGCGGTCTTGATATTAATTCATCTGATAAACTTTCAAGATTTATTCGTTTTTGTGATTCATTTAATATTCCTTTAATTACATTTGAAGATGTAACAGGTTTCTTCCCAGGTGTAAACCAGGAGCATGGTGGCATTATTCGACACGGAGCTAAAATTTTATATGCATATTCAGAAGCTACAGTTCCAAAAATTACAGTTATCTTAAGAAAAGCATATGGCGGGGCATACGTAGCAATGAATTCTAAAGCAATAGGTGCAGATGTCGTATACGCTTGGCCAAATGCAGAAATCGCCGTAATGGGACCAGAAGGAGCAGCAAATATTATCTTTGCAAAAGAAATTAATCAAAGTATTGATCCGATTGCAACTCGCGCTGAAAAAATTGCAGAATACAGAGAAATGTTTGCAAACCCATATGTTGCAGCTTCTCACGGCATGGTCGATGATGTTATTGATCCAAGAGAAACACGTAAAGTCTTAAAACAATCCTTAGAAATGTTAAGTACAAAAAGTGAAACTCGACCTAAGAAGAAACATGGAAATATCCCTCTTTAA
- a CDS encoding MBL fold metallo-hydrolase: protein MLGKSKIQMLSITMNSNGMTNTIHPTLIWDDEDMVLIDTGYPGQLNEFQNCFETVGVSFEKLNKILITHQDIDHIGSLSVIVEESTNKIDVYASEIEKPYIQGEKLLIKITPEKIAKAVASLPADATDEFRKAFKNRLENPPKGKVNHIITPGNDLAICGGITVIDTAGHTPGHISFYHQESKTLVAGDALMIENGQLNPSNPQYTYDIEQSIKSLEALLSFDIEKMICYHGGLFEGNIKERLSEIIR from the coding sequence ATGCTTGGTAAAAGTAAGATCCAAATGTTAAGCATTACGATGAATTCAAATGGTATGACGAATACAATTCATCCAACACTAATTTGGGATGACGAGGATATGGTATTAATTGACACAGGTTATCCCGGACAATTAAACGAATTTCAAAATTGTTTTGAAACTGTTGGAGTATCTTTTGAAAAACTGAATAAAATACTGATTACTCATCAAGATATTGATCATATTGGAAGTCTTTCTGTAATTGTAGAAGAATCTACAAACAAAATTGACGTCTATGCGAGTGAAATAGAAAAACCTTATATTCAAGGTGAAAAGTTACTGATTAAAATTACACCTGAAAAAATTGCAAAAGCTGTAGCGTCATTACCAGCGGATGCAACAGATGAATTTCGAAAAGCATTTAAAAACAGATTAGAAAACCCACCAAAAGGTAAAGTTAACCATATTATTACCCCAGGAAATGATTTGGCAATTTGTGGTGGGATTACTGTAATTGACACTGCTGGACATACACCAGGTCATATAAGCTTTTATCATCAGGAGTCAAAAACATTGGTTGCAGGAGATGCACTAATGATCGAAAATGGGCAATTAAACCCTTCAAACCCACAATATACATATGATATTGAACAATCGATAAAATCACTTGAGGCTTTATTGTCATTTGATATTGAAAAAATGATCTGTTATCATGGTGGATTATTTGAGGGGAATATAAAAGAAAGATTAAGTGAAATCATTCGATAA